The window CTCTGAAGGCCCATGACAAGCTGTCCTTGCTGGAGGTGATGTGTGAGACAGCGGAAAGAGACTCTCCTAAGGTGTGGATGTGCCGGTGTTAGACGTGTCTGTTGGGTGCTCTCTGGGTGGGGGTGTTCCCAGCTGacagtgcctgcccctgctgctcctgccccaccgggtttgggggtttgggagtGTGGGGGAGGGCTGGTCAGTGTTGCACATCTGGCATTGGTGGTTCAGTGGTAGAATTCTCGCCTGCCACGCGGGAGGCCCGGGTTCGATTCCCGGCCAATGCAAAATGTGTAGCATTTTTGCACTCTGGTGTCCCCTGGGGGACCTTGGTGACATCTTGATGAACTGTCCCTGTAGACAGATGTGGAGGCGGTGGTGGCCGACGTGGTGAAGCTGGTGCACAGCGCGGGCGCTGAGAGCCGGAGCAAGGCTGTGCGCCCCAAGGCACTGCTGGATAACTGCCTCAAGGTCATGCGGATGCTGTATGGAGTGCCCTGTGAGTTGGGGATCAGGGTGGGGGGACCTTGGGCATCCAGATGGCATACATAGGAGGCCTGATCCACCTGATGAcacctgttccctctgctcaggTCGGTGGGAATCCACTTAACACCGCAGAAGACCCCTTGCTCAACACCTTCTCCTTGCCCTGGAGCCTCGgatgctgcctctgctctgcctctcccaaCAGAGCCCCCAGTGAGGTTACCAAGGAAGGTGCAAAGGTGGGACAAATGCCACCACTTCTGGGACCAAATATCACCCCTTCCAGGACTGTGGGATTGTTCATGGCCATGGGGTCTTGTCCATCTGAAATGCCTGGCACCTTCTGCGTGGGTGTGGGGTCGaacacagccccatggcaggcagctgctggggagaacacactgccctccctgcccacagaGGGGGTGAGAGCATCACCCCAttccttttgtatttttccctCAGCTTTCATTAAATGCCAGTTAATTCTATAGCATTGCAGCTCAGCTTCCGACCAGGTCCCGGGAGCCTCAAGCCTTACCCAAAATAAAGGACCAGCAAAGAGAACCACACTGCCTCTACCACTTCCTCTTTTGGGGAGGAGGTGACTTTTTTTGTGTCAACCCCCTCCCTCGCCACCGTGGGGGAGAGTCACCCTGACatagggacccccagagccaccGCCTGCCAAGCTGCCTCAGTCAGGCCTGGCTGTATCTCCAGCAAAAAAacatctggttttgtttgttgtgctTGGCAGTGCAGTGCGGGCGGTGTGctggagggactgggggctgcCTGGCTGCCTCCCCCCCGCTTCACAGCTTAGTTAATTACCTTCATCAACTGTTAGAGACCTTAATTAGTGTATTTCTTGCTGAAGGCTGCTTAGGCTTATGAGTCTTTGAGCACTGCAGCATGAGTGGAGACATTGTCTTCCTCGTCttcattctcctcttcctcctcctcctcctcctgtgttCATGCTTAGCAATGGTTTCTGTTTATATAAAGCCTATACAGAGCTAATATAAAGCCCACCAGCCATGATCCACCACTTGATGAAGGGCTTTAATTAGTGGGACACCCTCTCCCATCCCCACTGGCTTTAACAAAGATCCCCTGTGTGGTCCAGACACCCACCTGGGGTTGTCTGaccccacagggctgagcccccacctcctgctccctcaTGTCAAGTGTGAGAATGATCCTCTGTCCTCCACCACTGTGGGAAAATTGAAGCTGTCCCAGCAAAATGACCCTGGCCAAGCTTCCCAGAGCATCCCTGCAGCAAATGGCCGGGCTTGGGGCTTGCCAAAGCCCTGCATGTCCAGGCCACTTGAGATATTGCGACATTTTCTTCCAGTCCCTCTTTAGAGGGATGCCTTCAAAAATGTCAGCTGAGAGCTACCATAGAAACATTCTCATGCAATGGGGAATGGGAGCCTGTTTGCAATATTTCCTGGTGTACTGTGAGGGGGGATGAATGCAGGGAGGGTCCAGGTCCCAAAAGACATCCCTAGAGATGTGCTGGGACTTGGGAAATCTCCCACTGTGAAACTCCCATCTGCTGGAATACGAAGAACCTTCGCTGGCCTTGagccagcaggaaaaaaacctggcaGCATCCTCGGGGTAGGCATGGAAAGGTTGGCTgattttgggaagggcaggcTCAGCAGGGTGAGAGCTGGGTtgtgctgaggctgccccatGGCTGCAGTTTTGGAACTGTCTATGATGTCCCCAGGCCACAGAGCAGCGTGACTTATGGCCCTAAAgggaggctgcctggggcatTCCCTCAGTTCCAAAGGATGCCTTCAATACTGGAGCACACTCTGCTGCCCTGGCCCCGCTCTGCATTCCAGACAGTGGGGGCAGTGACGCCAGCTCTCACCCCCCAGCCAGGGTGTCCCTGTTCTCCCTGCACAGAATCAGAGCAAGCCTGGAAATGGCAATTCATTAGCTTTAATTAATGAAGATCAGCGTACAGGCACTGCTTTCACCAGGGCAGCCTCTGCCCTCTCCAGTCCCAGAAGGTGCCGTTGCTGGTGGTCgagagctgggacagcagctgcaggacacCCTGCACACTCTGCTCCACTGTCACTGGGCCCTGCTGGACCCAAGGGCAGGGAGAAAAATGAGCCAAGACCCTCCATCCTAGcacccccattcccatcccatggCATGGTGTAATGCCAGCTCTGGCTGGGTTGGTTTGGGAGAGGCCAGAGGTGCTCTagcaggacagggatgtggCTTTGACCAACTTGATTGTCCCCAATTTGTTGCTATAAGGATGGAGGTTATTTTTTGGTTCCTAAATAAAAAGTGACTCTTCTGTCAGTCAGTGCAGAGTAAAGGGGCAGCCGAGTGCAAGGCCGGGGTGCCCTCTGCTGACACACCATCGcaatgagaaaggaaataaaaaggcaaataaaaactGAGAGGAAATTGGATGGTTTTAGGGTACAACCAGTTCGGCTCTTTGTTATGGTGGTGCAGCTACTCTGGaactgaagggctgcacagagGTGAGTGCCCAGAAAAGGGATGGGAATTGATGTCCCAGGAAGGGGTGCCCCTGGGAAGGGATGTCCATGGGAAGGGATGCTTTTGGAAGGGGATTTATTTGAGAAAGGATGTCAGTGGGAAGGAACGTCCGTGGGAGGCGGTGCTCCAGGAACAGATGCCCCTGGGAAAGAATGACCCTGAAAAGGGATGGCCTTGGAAAGGGACACCTCTGGGAAGGGATGTTGCTGGGAAAGGATGCCCATGGGACACCTCTCTCACTCACCATCTCCTGTTGCAAGGGAGGTGTCACACAGCCAGGGTCCACAGACACGCAGAGGATCCCACTACTCCCATACTCCAGGGCCAGACATTTGGTGAGCATGTtcagagcagcctgggaggaCAACCCACACCCCGTCACCATCATGAGCTGACAATGCCAGGGCCAGCTGTGGGGGGAATATTGCAGGAGGTGACCCCCAAattcctccccatcctcctGGTGGCAGTACCTTGCTGCAGCGGTAGCAGAtgtcctgcctctcctcccAAGCCTCTGCCACTTCAATGGAGCCCAGGATGCTGGAGATGTTGATGATGGCAGCTCTGCTACAACTCATCTCATGCTGCCCTTCAGTCTCAGCCGCCTTCTTCAGCAGGGGTAGGAAGGCCTGCAGGGCATGGGAGCTTGGGCATCACCATCCTCTTCCTTCCCATTCCCAGTATTCGGGGTAGGAGGGTGCCTGTGGGCTCACCTGGCTTGTCTGCAGGGGCCCGATGGTGTTGGTGGTGTAGACAAGGCTCATGTTCTCCGCGGTCTCAGTGGCCAGCGTGGTGCGGCGTGTGGTGCTGGTGTTGTTGATCAGGAGGTTGAGGCCAGCACTTCCCACCTTCTCCTGCACCTTCCTGACTGCAGCCTTGATGCTGTTGGGGTCTGTCACATCTGCAAAAgaacaggagggcacagggacaggctggtggCCATGTTACTGGCAAGATGCTGTAAGACatggcaggaggcagctccCAGCGCCTGAGCATCCTCCTGGTCCTGTCAGTGACCTGATTGAGCTGAGCCAAACCGAGGGATCCGCCTGCTTTGTGGCATTTCCCGCAGCCGCCCACAGCTGCAATTAAATCCTGAGAGGCTTCATCCACTTCCCGCCCCAGCACTTACCTAGGGGCAGGACCAGGACATTGGGAAAGCCCAAAGCCACCTCGTTGACAGCCTACATGGAGAAAGCAGAGGGGAGGGGTCATGTGGGAAGGCTCACCAGGGCTGGgaccctgtgctgtgctggtgggaacAGGGTGGCCCCAACTGTCACAGTGAACAGGTTTCAACAAGATCCAATGGGAGCAATCTGGGGCAagttgctgcttctctgcaccTGGCTGAGCCCGGCAGCTTCAAAGCTCCCAGGAGTGATGCCCCTGGCACGGGGGCTGCCAGCAAACCCCTCCCTGCACTCCCCATCATGCACATCTCTGGGTCAAGAGACACAAAAATTTAAATGCATACATATTTAATACATACAtaggtatttaaaatatttatttatatatatatgcatttttgtggggttttatttttattttctatttctatatatatttctatatatgtTCCATGCCATTCATCGTGCAGGAGGATGCTGATGCTCAGCCCCCCAGTTCAAGGTAGAATGGTGGCATCTCCAGGCACCCCTCCCAGAGCTGACCCCTCCTTGTTCTTCCGCTCCAGTGCCCTCCCTACCTTTCCCTGGGGGTCCAGACAAGCAGCGAAGATGTGCTGAGGTGGTCTGGGCTGCTCCAGCAATCCTTTCAGCAGTCCCAGGCCCAGACCCCCATCGCAGCCAGTAAGCAGAACGCTGCCCACGCCGagcccctccatccccactgctcacagcagccggttgtgctgctccagcaagATTTGGCAATCGCCTTAATAATCCATGAGGTGGCAACgcaggtgctgctgggatgggtggAGGTGGGGGGCACCTCCTCTCCTGGAGGGAATGGGGCAGCAGGAAGCTCTTCTGCATCCCGAGTCACCCATCACCTTGACCGTGAGGCTGTCTCACCCCTCTGTACCCCAAAATACCCACTCCCTCCAGCCATGGGCACCTGAAAGGGGTGAGGGGACCTTCCCGCCTGTCCCACATTACTGAGGTGATGCCACGAGACCAGAACATCCATAGGAGTGCAGGCAAGGTTATTAATTACAGTACAACCTTTATTAATACTGGAATCTTCACAGTGCATTCGTTACTTGTAGCAGTGACTATGGAAAATGGGGAAGGGTGGGGAAGAGGGCAATtaccaccagaaaaaaaaaattaaaagaaaagagggaatgaaacaaagagaaataaacttggcagagggtggggagggaggaagcggcagcagaggcaggagcacatggggtaaaataaattaaaaaaataaaagagtaagGACCAAGTTAACAACAGCACCAGAAAAGTTACTTCAGTTGAAAGACAggtcagtatttttcttttccaaggaatttttgttttctgtacaaAATAAGAGACCCCCCCTCCCTCAAACCCAAACATTTGTCACTTGGCATCAGTGGTTCTgggcaggagaaagggaaaggaggagaactaaaTTGTTATTCCTaagggggtgggatgaggggGCTGCGATGCGACAGACAGCGGGGTGGCAGGGGACTATGTACAGCGGGGGGCCGGGGGTTGTGCTTTCCTCCAGCCGCCGGCAGAAATCAGCTTCTTCACTTTGGGGGGTCTGGGTGAAACCTCCTGTTCCCCAGACCCATCTCCCCAGCAGGACCCTGCACAGGCTCTTCAGGTGCCGAGGGAGGGAGTTTATGGGGGCTGAGAGGGATCCTCGGTGACTCCCAGGAGGGGCAAAGGTGTTCAGCATCTTCAGCCGCTGCATCCTGGTGACTCCTCAAGACAGAGGGGACTGCAGTACCTGTGCCCCCAGTCACCCCACCCTCTCACACATCCCCCTCACTTCTTGCCCCTgcaccccccctcccctctgcttCTGCCCCTTGAAACGAGGCTGAACCGTGCTGGCCCCTAGCAGGCAGCTGAGGGGAATTGAGCCAGGGCCCCccactcctggtgctgctgctgccacagccctgctggcactgtcctctcctgctgcagctggggccACCTGCCTACGCCCGagggagagaaaacagaggaaagggagtgacagaggagaaaagagaaacagggggaaagaggggaaaaaaggaaaggagaaaaagagaaaaaaagaaagtagggaataagagttaaaaagaaagaagaggaaaagaaagatgagaaagaggaaaatgaaaagagaagagacaaacaagaggagaataaaaaagagaaagaaaagatgcagaaaaaagaggagaaaatgggaaagagagaagaaaaagggcCAAAGAAAGAGCAAGTGAAGGAAGAATACAGGGAGAAGGCCGGgcaggaggagacagggcaggaAGTGGGGGCCACTGGGGAGGAATAGGGCAGTGGGTGCCGGCGGGTGGGGGTTCCCAGGGAGATGCAGAGGTTGTCCCCAGGAGGTCCATTGGCCACATTGGGCACGTCCCTGCTGGCCACGGTGTCATCACGATATCCGCGGGGCCGACCTGTCATTGGTGACGGTCCTGCGCAGCCGCACCCCACGCCGAATGGCCACCAGCATGTCTTCCGCCGGGGGGTCCATGGAGGCCGCTGGGGGGGGCACTGGGGTCTCCTCGCTGGGGCCAGACCCCACAAGGGTGGTGGGGAAGGGGAACTGGCCTTCCCCCAGGGCGTGGGCCCCGGCCACCAGCTCGCCGATCTTCTCCACCAAACTGTGCCTGTTGGCGGCCAACTGTTggtcctcctcttcctcagcagaGAGGTGCTGGCCGGCCCCAGGGTACACAGAGATCTCCATGGCACCGCCACcccaggcagtgttgggaaggCTCAGCCGCTTGGGCGAAGCTTTGGCAAAATCCAGGGGGTTTGGAGAGGCATCATCAGCGTAGAAGACGCACTCTTCACTGCCCACCCGTGTAGGGCCAGTGTATCCGGGAGAGTCGGGCACTGTGGGAGTCTTCACGGGGACAATGGGGGGTCGGATGGGGATGGGGCCAGCGTTGGAGAGTGTACGGCGGACCGAGGGCTTGGTGGAGGGCGTGCGGCGGATGGTGGCCACCCCTGGGGTGGTGCCAGCTGGTAAGTTGGTGCCAGTGGGCAGCCCAGCAGTGGAGGCAGGACGCTTGGTCTGGATCATCCGTCGGTAGTTCTGGGCGATGTTGCTGTTGCGTGGGATGGTGGAGGACTTGTCGAAGTCACTCTGGGGGTCACACTCCACGTCGCCGTTCACCGAGTAGCAGTCGTAGTCGGAgcctggggagggagcagcagtgcGGCCAGGCAGGCAGTGGGTGACCAAACCCAATCACCACCTCACAATGCAATCGCAGCCAGCCCCAGTCACCTCCAGCACAGTGTGACAACAACCAAACTCAACTGTCATCATCACAACAGAAATACTACTGGTCCCAACCAGTGCTGGCAAACCATACTCACCATCAAACCCAATCATTACCACTGGAAGGCAACTACAATGACCCCAATCACCACTATCACAGGGCAACCACAACCACCCCAACTATCACACTGAAACCACAACTAAACCCATCTGTCACCGTTGCAACACAGACAAAACCAGACCCTGCCATTGCCACTGGTTGTAGTCAAACCCAGCCATTACCATTACAACCACCCTAACCACCACTATCACAACATGATCACAGCCAACCTCCACTGTCACCATCACATGCTCATAACCGGCTCAGCCATCATCATGCCAATATGATTACAAACAAGATATAATAATCATATAATCACCATGATGATTACAAACATTATTTGATCTCCAACTGTCAACTCTGCTGCCATCACCAAACACCTGCCACCATCTCCACCTGTACTCAACTGCTGCGCAGATACATTACCACAAACCATCACCAACACCACCTCGCTGAAATGCTGACTGTTACAGCACTGCACTGCACAGCAGTAGCCACCAAGACCCAGCTAACACCCAAATACTCAGAAAAAGCCAAATACTCAGAAAAAGATTGTGCCACAACCCGAACTCCCAGCACACATCAAATCTCCCCACCAACCCCAGTGATGTGACTGCAGCCTGATGCTACGATATCCAGGGCATGCAGACACGCTCCAGCCTCTGCTGTCCCCTTCCCTACACTGCATGTTGTTTCAGGTGGCCCCAGTAGCTCCTTGTAGCCCAGGTACCTTGGGAAGGGATGGTGTCCTCGGAGCAGGAGGGGGTGGTGGTCTGTGTGCTGTAGCCACTGGAGTACTGCAGCGAGTCCCGGCTGCTCTTCTGGTGCTCCAAGCTCAGCCCCCGGGTCAAGACCATGGCCAGGTCACTAGCGGCAGGAGACACCTCCTCCCCGTGCTGTAGGGGCAAGGGGCACTGTCAGTACTCTGGTTCCTCTCTTGGGAGTCCCCCAAGAACCCTGCacctctgtgctctccctgccacaggcagtACCTTGGCAGCAATTGTAGCTGGTGACATCCGCGGCCTGGGAGCATCCTCGCCACCAATGGCTGGGTACCCACCAGCAGGAGAGCCCATCTCAGCTTCCCGGAGGTGCTCCACGCGGTCCTTGCGCCGCTGCAGGGTGGGGACCACTGGCTGGTCATAGGGGCTGGCCTTGGACCAGTCCTGCAATGGGCAAGGCATGAGGTTGATGCTGACAACGCAAGGaccaggagtggggcaggagggggcatGTGCTGATGTCCCCCACCAAGCCATGGGTGCTGCTTGGGATGCTCTGCCCCATAGTGGGGTGCGATGGGACGATCTGGGGACTAAACCCCATGAGGTGAGGGTGGAACCACATGTGAAATGCAACTCTGGTGGGACAGCAAGGACTAACCGAGGTGGGGGAGCTGCACTCGCTAACTGACTGGCAGGTTTCGGAGGCCTCTGAGGACGCTGAGCTGGAGGACTTCTGCTGTGCCGTGCCACAAGGCCGAGCCAAGAGCCAGAGGGGGAGAGAAGAGGCAGTTAGCAAGCAAAGCCAGAGCCACAGCCCTGTTAGAGaagcacccacagctcccctgaggcacccacagctcccttGAGGCTCCCAGCCCTCCTCCACTCTGGTGCAGATGCAGCATGGAGAGTGACCTGGCAGTGGGATCTACAGAGCTGGGATGATGCTCCACCCCAACCCTCTCCTGTGCTCACCCCAAGCCACACAGTGCCAACAGGCATTTTGGGAAGTGGGCACCTTGCAGGTTGGTGGTGCCAGGTTAGCAGGGGTAGGCTGGAatggcagctccctggggatTCTGGAGCATCCTTGGCACTGCAGAGGATGCAGAGTGAAGGGGAAGCTTTGCACCATGCTGTCTGGTAGGGGACTGGCATAAACTGGGTATTCTAGAGCTGGGGTAATTGGGAAACGCTCTGTTCTCCCAGTGGGAAATACTTTATTCCCCTAGCATGGGAAGAGGGATATCTGTGCCCTATCCATGTGGGTGGGGGTCATGGCTGGGGTTTTTCTGCAGTGTGGCCTGTGTTGCCCCTCAGTAGGGCAGGCACCCCTAGTATTCCCAATATTAATCTCCCATGATGCCAGTGCAGCTGGAAATACTGCTGGGGCTGGGTGTCATCACCTCTATACAGGACCCTTGTGCTGCATACCCAGCACCACCCACCTGTTCTACAGAAcgggaaactgaggcatggagGTGGGCAGCACTGACCGCCCTCCCCGTACCTGGCTGGTGATGTCTGAGGGCATGGGGGACGGTGGTTTGGAGTAAGCGGCGTCCTGGGAGATGAAGCCGGAGTCGTGGGAGGAGACGCTGGAGAGGCGGGTGGCGGCGgcagggggctgtgccaggctgcgGTAGCGATAGGTGGAACTGGGTGAGCAGGTCTGAGCCCCGCCAGGCCACGCCATGCCACCCTTGGCACTGCTAACGCTGCTGGGGGGGCGCCGGGGGGACGGGGACACGTCGGTGGGGAggacaaaggaaggaaaagagaatttaaGACAGAAGTTTGGAGGTTGCAGGGGGGCCAGTGCCCTGCCACACTCCAAactggagaaactgaggcacacgGTCCCTCTGGGGTGCCCCTGTGGCAGGGAACAGGCTTGGGGACATGACAAAGGTGGAATGTTTTCCCCCAGGGTTCCCCTGCATGTCAGAGGACAGGTCATGTGCCAGGCACCCATCCTGCCCCATGGGtccaccagccctgcccagcatgCCAAGACCAGTTTCTCCACACTAGTGGAAACCAGTTTGCCATATGAACATGAGAAGGTGGACATGCACCTCGTGAGCATCCCCAAGGGACGTAAGTGTCCTTAGCCCACTGGGTTTAACGAGGAGGACTGGTTTTCCTGGCCACAGTTGGGTGTGGAGACCATGCCACCATACCTGCACATGCTGGACTTgcgggagctggagctgctgg is drawn from Pithys albifrons albifrons isolate INPA30051 chromosome 12, PitAlb_v1, whole genome shotgun sequence and contains these coding sequences:
- the MTSS2 gene encoding protein MTSS 2 isoform X7 — translated: METAEKECGALGGLFQAIINDMKSSYPIWEDFNSKATKLHSQLRTTVLAAVAFLDAFQKVADMATNTRGATRDIGSALTRMCMRHRSIEAKLRQFTNALMESLINPLQDRIEDWKKTANQLDKDHAKEYKRARHEIKKKSSDTLKLQKKARKGKGDLQPQLDNALQDVNDMYLLLEETEKQAVRKALIEERGRFCTFITFLQPVVNGELTMLGEITHLQGIIEDLVVLTAEPHKLPPASEQVIKDLKGSDYSWSYQTPPSSPSSSSSRKSSMCSVSSAKGGMAWPGGAQTCSPSSTYRYRSLAQPPAAATRLSSVSSHDSGFISQDAAYSKPPSPMPSDITSQQKSSSSASSEASETCQSVSECSSPTSDWSKASPYDQPVVPTLQRRKDRVEHLREAEMGSPAGGYPAIGGEDAPRPRMSPATIAAKHGEEVSPAASDLAMVLTRGLSLEHQKSSRDSLQYSSGYSTQTTTPSCSEDTIPSQGSDYDCYSVNGDVECDPQSDFDKSSTIPRNSNIAQNYRRMIQTKRPASTAGLPTGTNLPAGTTPGVATIRRTPSTKPSVRRTLSNAGPIPIRPPIVPVKTPTVPDSPGYTGPTRVGSEECVFYADDASPNPLDFAKASPKRLSLPNTAWGGGAMEISVYPGAGQHLSAEEEEDQQLAANRHSLVEKIGELVAGAHALGEGQFPFPTTLVGSGPSEETPVPPPAASMDPPAEDMLVAIRRGVRLRRTVTNDRSAPRIS